One genomic window of Arachis hypogaea cultivar Tifrunner chromosome 8, arahy.Tifrunner.gnm2.J5K5, whole genome shotgun sequence includes the following:
- the LOC112705981 gene encoding putative transcription elongation factor SPT5 homolog 1 codes for MSHRGMDDDDEEEYEEDEQVADFDEEAEEEEDDRGRGSGGRKRRRSDFIDDDAEEVDEDEEEEDDDDDYGGGGGRRRQNRKASASHFFDDIAEVDSDGEEEEEEGEDDFFVDNGNDIPEDNVSRSRLHRPLHEQDNEDFEALERHIQERYARRVESFDEEATDVEQQALLPSVRDPKLWMVKCQIGHERETAVCLMQKYIDKGAELQIRSAIALDHLKNYIYVEADKEAHVREAIKGLRNIYGASKITLVPIREMTDVLSVESKAIDLARDTWVRMKIGTYKGDLAKVVDVDNVRQRVTVKLIPRIDLQALANKLEGREVVKKKAFVPPPRFLNVDEARELHIRVEHRRDAYGERFDAIGGMMFKDGFLYKTVSIKSINAQNIKPTLNELEKFRKPGESGDSDVASLSTLFANRKKGHFMKGDAVIVVKGDLKKLKGWVEKVDEDNVHIRPELKGLPKTLAVNERELCKYFEPGNHVKVVTGAQEGATGMVVKVEQHVLILLSDTTKEHIRVFADDVVESSEVTTGITKIGDYELRDLVLLDNMDFGVIIRVESEAFQVLKGTADRPEVALVKLREIKCKVEKKINAQDKHKNTISVKDVVRVVEGPCHGKSGPVEHIFRGFLFIYDRHHLEHAGFICARAGSCVVVGGSRSSGDRNGDAYSRFPGLRTPPRIPQSPRRFSRGGPPIDSGGRHRGGRGHDGLAGATVKVRQGAYKGYRGRVIEVKGTTVRVELESQMKVVTVDRNHISDNVAVTPQRETRYSIGCETPMHPSRTPLHPYMTPMRDPGATPIHDGMRTPRRDRAWNPYTPMSPTRDWEDGNPGSWGTSPQSQAGSSPSRLYEAPTPGAGWGSTPGGNYNEAGTPHDSYVNVASPYLPSTPGGQPMTPNSAVYLPSTPGGPPMTPGTGGLDMMSPVLGGDNEGPWFMPDILVNVHRPGEESVGVIREVLPDGSCKVALGSSGNGETITALPNEMEAVVPRKSDKIKIMGGALRGSTGKLIGVDGTDGIVKVDDTLEVKILDLVILAKLAQP; via the exons ATGAGTCACAGAGGAATGGACGACGATGATGAGGAGGAGTACGAGGAGGACGAGCAGGTAGCCGACTTCGATGAGGAGGCAGAGGAGGAAGAGGACGATAGGGGGCGCGGCAGCGGCGGCAGGAAGCGTCGGAGATCTGATTTCATCGATGATGATGCTGAGGAGGTGGAtgaggatgaggaggaggaggacgatgACGATGATTATGGGGGTGGTGGCGGCCGCAGGCGCCAGAATAGGAAAGCCTCTGCTTCTCATTTCTTCGATGACATAGCGGAGGTGGATTCAgatggggaagaagaagaagaggaaggggaggacg ATTTCTTTGTTGATAATGGAAATGATATTCCTGAGGACAATGTCAGTAGGAGCAGACTTCATAGGCCTTTGCATGAGCAAGATAATGAAGATTTTGAAGCTTTAGAAAGACACATCCAGGAAAGATATGCAAGGCGTGTGGAATCTTTTGATGAAGAGGCTACAGATGTAGAACAGCAAGCTCTTTTGCCATCTGTTAGAGATCCAAAGCTGTGGATGGTGAAATGTCAG ATTGGTCATGAGAGAGAGACAGCTGTTTGCCTTATGCAAAAGTATATAGATAAGGGGGCTGAATTGCAAATCAGGTCAGCTATTGCCCTTGATCATCTTAAAAACTATATTTATGTGGAAGCAGATAAAGAGGCCCACGTGAGAGAG gCTATTAAGGGTTTAAGGAACATATATGGGGCGTCAAAAATAACACTAGTTCCAATAAGAGAAATGACGGATGTGCTGTCAGTTGAAAGCAAAGCAATTGATCTTGCCAGAGATACTTGGGTCAGAATGAAGATTGGCACATATAAAGGGGACCTTGCCAAG GTAGTTGATGTTGATAATGTGAGGCAGAGGGTTACGGTGAAACTGATTCCAAGGATAGACTTGCAGGCGCTTGCAAATAAACTG GAAGGTagagaagttgtgaaaaagaaggcGTTTGTCCCTCCTCCTCGTTTTTTAAATGTTGATGAAGCTAG GGAACTGCATATTCGTGTCGAGCATAGACGTGATGCCTATGGGGAAAGATTTGATGCTATTGGAGGAATGATGTTTAAGGATGGATTCTTGTACAAAACTGTatcaataaaatccattaatgctcaaaacaTCAAACCTACTTTGAATGAACTTGAAAAATTTCGAAAACCTGGTGAGAGTGGTGACAGCGATGTAGCAAGTCTGTCAACTTTGTTCGCTAACAGAAAGAAAGGCCATTTTATGAAAGGTGATGCTGTAATTGTTGTGAAGGGTGATTTGAAGAAGTTGAAGGGGTGGGtggagaaagtagatgaagataATGTTCATATAAGACCAGAATTGAAGGGTCTTCCT AAAACCCTTGCTGTAAATGAAAGGGAACTTTGTAAATATTTTGAACCTGGAAACCACGTTAAGGTTGTTACTGGTGCTCAAGAGGGTGCTACCGGCATGGTTGTGAAGGTGGAACAGCATGTATTGATTCTATTATCCGACACAACAAAAGAACAT ATCCGTGTGTTTGCAGATGATGTTGTGGAGAGTTCTGAAGTGACCACTGGAATTACAAAAATTGGGGACTATGAACTTCGTGATCTTGTATTGTTAGA TAATATGGACTTTGGTGTAATAATTCGTGTAGAAAGCGAGGCATTTCAG GTTCTTAAGGGGACTGCAGACAGGCCTGAAGTTGCACTTGTTAAATTAAGAGAGATTAAATGCAAggtagagaagaaaataaatgcGCAGGATAAGCATAAGAATACAATCTCAGTAAAGGATGTTGTGCGAGTTGTCGAAGGTCCTTGCCAT GGAAAATCTGGTCCTGTGGAGCACATATTTAGGGGGTTCTTGTTCATCTATGATCGCCATCATCTTGAACATGCAGGCTTTATATGTGCTAGGGCTGGCTCGTGTGTGGTCGTTGGAGGTTCACGTTCGAGTGGTGACAGAAAC GGTGATGCCTACTCGAGATTCCCTGGCCTTAGAACTCCACCTCGTATTCCCCAGTCCCCAAGAAGGTTTTCACGAGGAGGGCCTCCAATTGATT CTGGAGGAAGGCACAGGGGTGGAAGAGGACACGATGGTTTGGCTGGTGCAACAGTCAAAGTACGCCAGGGTGCTTATAAAGGTTATCGTGGACGTGTAATAGAAGTTAAAGGCACAACAGTTCGGGTTGAATTGGAGTCCCAAATGAAGGTTGTGACGG TTGATCGCAACCATATATCGGATAATGTAGCTGTAACCCCACAGCG TGAAACTCGATATTCGATTGGATGTGAAACCCCAATGCATCCTTCTCGAACTCCCCTACATCCATATATGACCCCTATGAGAGATCCTGGAG CAACTCCTATACATGATGGAATGAGGACACCAAGGCGTGACCGGGCATGGAATCCTTATACCCCAATGAGTCCGACTAG GGACTGGGAAGATGGAAATCCAGGCTCATGGGGAACCAGCCCACAGTCCCAG GCAGGAAGCTCACCTTCACGGCTATATGAAGCCCCCACTCCTGGTGCTGGTTGGGGTAGCACTCCTGGCGGAAACTATAATGAGGCTGGAACACCGCATGACTCATACG TAAATGTTGCAAGCCCATATTTACCATCAACACCTGGTGGGCAGCCTATGACGCCAAATTCTGCGGTGTATCTTCCCAGCACCCCTGGAGGACCACCCATGACTCCAGGAACTGGTGGTCTGGACATGATGTCCCCAGTTTTAG GTGGGGACAATGAGGGGCCATGGTTTATGCCAGACATATTAGTTAATGTACACAGGCCAGGTGAAGAATCTGTTGGAGTTATAAGAGAGGTTCTTCCG GATGGGTCTTGCAAGGTAGCGCTTGGCTCAAGTGGAAATGGTGAAACGATAACTGCCCTTCCCAATGAAATGGAGGCCGTGGTGCCAAGGAAATCAGACAAAATAAAGATAATGGGTGGAGCATTGAGGGGGTCTACAGGCAAGTTGATTGGTGTAGATGGTACTGATGGTATTGTAAAGGTAGATGACACATTGGAAGTCAAGATTTTAGACCTAGTTATTTTGGCTAAATTAGCTCAACCATGA
- the LOC112705982 gene encoding pentatricopeptide repeat-containing protein At3g21470, whose amino-acid sequence MQRFSLCTSTNNTLTYSSLLFSSIRNHISQGSHKCALLLYKQTRREGLYDPSVVPLLFKACVSLSILHHVKALHAESIKAGSHCDVFIGTALVGTYSKCGILGDSRKVFDTMPDRNVVTWNAMIGGYLRAGDKESASSMFEAMPEKTPVSWSQMIDGFARNGDTAAARRLFNKVPDEAKNVVTWTVMVDGYARNGDMEAAREIFEQMPIRNCFVWSSMICGYCKKGIVEEAGVIFERVPERNVEIWNSMIAGHVQNGFGEKALQLFEEMKGEGFEPDEFTVVSVLSACSQLGLLDAGKEIHNMIKQKGMRLSPFVVSGLVDMYAKCGDLANARLVFEASESIKKNIICWNAMISGFAINGKFHEVLECFGRLEESNIKPDSITCLIVLSACAHGGLVNEALEVAAKMERYGIEIGIRHYGCMVDLLGRAGRLKKAYDLIKRMPMKPNEAVFGALLGACRIHSDVQMAEQVMKLISASTVSSSDSLNVLLFNTYAASEKWEKCEQMRIRVDERIQKTPGCSSFIFSASSMFTWTK is encoded by the coding sequence ATGCAAAGGTTTAGCCTTTGCACAAGTACTAACAATACATTAACGTACTCATCGCTCTTGTTTTCTTCCATAAGGAACCACATTAGTCAAGGTTCTCATAAATGTGCTCTTCTTCTGTATAAACAAACTCGCCGCGAAGGTCTCTATGATCCCAGCGTTGTCCCTTTGTTGTTCAAGGCTTGTGTTTCTCTCTCAATTCTTCACCACGTTAAGGCCTTGCATGCCGAGTCCATTAAAGCTGGTTCACATTGTGATGTGTTCATCGGAACAGCATTAGTAGGAACTTATTCAAAATGTGGTATCCTTGGGGACTCCCGCAAGGTGTTTGATACAATGCCTGACAGAAATGTTGTAACTTGGAATGCAATGATTGGTGGGTACTTGAGAGCTGGGGACAAAGAATCTGCCTCCTCAATGTTTGAGGCGATGCCGGAGAAGACTCCCGTGTCTTGGAGCCAGATGATTGATGGGTTTGCAAGGAACGGGGATACTGCTGCTGCTAGGAGGTTGTTCAATAAGGTTCCGGACGAGGCAAAGAACGTAGTGACGTGGACTGTGATGGTTGATGGGTATGCTAGGAATGGGGATATGGAAGCTGCCAGGGAGATCTTTGAACAGATGCCAATTAGGAACTGCTTTGTGTGGTCATCTATGATTTGTGGTTATTGCAAGAAGGGCATTGTCGAGGAGGCTGGGGTGATTTTCGAGCGCGTTCCAGAACGCAACGTGGAGATTTGGAATTCAATGATTGCTGGGCATGTCCAGAATGGATTTGGTGAAAAAGCACTGCAGCTTTTTGAGGAAATGAAGGGTGAAGGGTTTGAACCGGATGAATTCACTGTTGTTAGTGTTTTATCTGCATGTTCTCAGCTGGGACTCTTGGATGCCGGTAAGGAAATCCATAACATGATAAAGCAGAAAGGGATGAGGTTGAGTCCCTTTGTTGTGAGTGGATTGGTTGACATGTATGCAAAATGTGGGGACCTGGCCAATGCAAGGTTGGTATTTGAAGCATCAGAGTCCATTAAGAAGAACATCATCTGCTGGAACGCAATGATTTCAGGCTTTGCCATCAATGGAAAATTCCATGAAGTCCTTGAGTGTTTTGGCAGATTGGAGGAATCAAATATAAAGCCTGATTCAATCACCTGTCTCATTGTGCTCTCTGCTTGTGCTCATGGTGGTTTGGTAAATGAGGCTTTGGAAGTAGCAGCTAAAATGGAAAGATATGGAATTGAAATAGGAATTAGACATTATGGATGCATGGTTGACCTATTGGGAAGAGCAGGGAGGTTAAAGAAGGCTTATGACTTGATAAAGAGAATGCCAATGAAACCGAATGAAGCTGTTTTTGGGGCACTGCTTGGTGCATGCCGGATTCATTCAGACGTGCAAATGGCAGAACAAGTAATGAAATTAATCAGTGCAAGCACTGTTTCAAGTTCTGATTCTCTCAATGTGCTTCTGTTCAATACCTATGCAGCTTCTGAAAAATGGGAGAAATGTGAACAGATGAGGATCAGAGTAGATGAAAGAATTCAAAAGACACCTGGGTGCAGTTCATTCATCTTCAGTGCTTCGTCCATGTTCACTTGGACAAAGtaa
- the LOC112705983 gene encoding psbP domain-containing protein 4, chloroplastic — protein sequence MATALSTTCFLSWRNHHQVNIQPSPLQNGVQRVSADSVSKRSCLTNEESQRCSTLSLVNRRAVLASGVCLLGFPGESFAVVKQGLLAGRIPGLSEPDENGWRTYRRPDDKSGGHGVGWSPIIPYAFRVPEEWEEVPVSIADLGGTEIDLRFANSKQGRLFVVVAPVLRFADNLGDDATIEKIGPPEKVINAFGPEMIGDNVEGKVLSSDVAEHDGRTYYQFELEPPHIFITATAAGNRLYLFGVTGSGLQWKRHYNDLKKIAESFRVV from the exons ATGGCAACAGCCTTGTCCACAACCTGTTTTCTTTCCTGGAGGAACCACCATCAAGTGAATATACAACCCTCTCCATTACAAAATGGAGTTCAAAGAGTTTCAGCTGATTCAGTATCAAAGAGGAGTTGTTTGACCAATGAAGAAAGCCAGAGATGTTCCACTTTGTCTTTGGTGAACAGAAGAGCGGTTTTGGCTTCTGGGGTGTGCTTGTTGGGTTTTCCAGGGGAGAGTTTTGCGGTTGTGAAACAAGGTCTTCTAGCAGGGAGAATCCCTGGCCTGTCAGAGCCAGACGAAAATG GTTGGAGGACATACCGCAGGCCGGATGATAAGTCCGGTGGACATGGTGTTGGATGGAGTCCGATTATACCATACGCTTTCCGAGTACCTGAGGAATGGGAAGAG GTACCAGTATCAATAGCAGATCTTGGTGGCACTGAGATAGATTTGAGATTTGCAAACTCTAAGCAAGGGCGTCTGTTTGTCGTTGTTGCTCCTGTTCTTAGATTTGCTGATA ATCTTGGTGATGATGCTACAATAGAAAAAATCGGACCTCCAGAGAAAGTCATCAATGCATTTGGTCCGGAAATGATTGGGGACAATGTCGAGGGGAAGGTTCTAAGTTCAGACGTAGCAGAACACGATGGAAGAACATACTACCAGTTTGAGCTAGAGCCTCCTCATATTTTTATTACTGCTACTGCAGCAGGAAATCGCTTGTACTTGTTTGGTGTAACAGGCAGTG GTCTTCAGTGGAAGAGACACTACAACGATTTGAAGAAGATAGCTGAGTCTTTTCGAGTTGTATAA